One genomic segment of Verrucomicrobiota bacterium includes these proteins:
- a CDS encoding pitrilysin family protein, whose product MAIYSMHQLGQSTLGLCAMPGVESASVGLWFRVGSRHEPEILNGAAHFIEHMLFKGTRKRNALDISQSVESVGGDLNAFTSEEMTCYFARLGSDHLEMALDVLFDMLWHSTFIKEEVERERGVIQEEIRMYEDQPHVHVGELLNSLLWKGNSLSRPIAGSVQTVENFTKQALVKFWKNHYIPQNLVVTVSGCFEEHRLQKLLQKHTNIERQGNRADSFKLKLRSYKTVQCLAEPKEIQQMNVSMGMRGYKRTDPRRFAERVLSIILGGNMSSRLFQTVREKHGLAYSVHTSASHFHDTGAFYIQAGLEAVNIEKAFKVIAKELSKIKNTRVSSAELKRAKDYIIGQLKLGLESTSNQMMWMGESIIGREEILDPHEVIDEVNSVTAEAVRGVAQDLFQPGKTFVACIGPEVTQSILKKWLAPFNQL is encoded by the coding sequence ATGGCAATTTATTCGATGCATCAACTCGGGCAATCTACGCTAGGTCTTTGTGCTATGCCTGGTGTTGAGAGTGCATCAGTGGGTTTATGGTTTCGAGTTGGATCAAGGCACGAGCCAGAGATATTGAATGGGGCAGCGCATTTTATCGAGCATATGCTTTTTAAGGGGACTCGAAAAAGAAATGCTTTAGATATTAGCCAGTCGGTAGAAAGTGTTGGCGGGGACTTAAACGCTTTTACTTCTGAGGAGATGACTTGTTATTTTGCTCGGCTTGGTAGTGATCATTTGGAAATGGCCCTTGATGTATTGTTCGATATGCTTTGGCATTCAACTTTTATTAAGGAAGAAGTTGAGCGTGAAAGAGGTGTTATTCAAGAGGAGATCCGGATGTATGAGGATCAGCCGCATGTGCATGTAGGTGAGCTGCTAAATAGCTTGCTCTGGAAGGGTAACTCCCTTTCCAGACCGATTGCTGGCTCAGTTCAGACAGTTGAAAATTTCACCAAACAAGCCTTGGTAAAATTTTGGAAAAATCATTATATCCCTCAAAATCTAGTCGTGACGGTGTCCGGTTGCTTTGAGGAGCACAGATTACAGAAATTGCTTCAAAAACACACGAACATTGAGCGGCAGGGTAACAGGGCTGATTCTTTCAAACTCAAATTGAGATCATATAAAACAGTGCAATGTCTAGCTGAGCCTAAAGAGATTCAGCAAATGAATGTTTCCATGGGGATGCGCGGTTATAAAAGAACGGATCCTCGGCGGTTTGCTGAACGCGTATTGAGTATTATTTTAGGAGGGAATATGAGTTCTAGGCTATTTCAAACTGTTCGTGAGAAACATGGATTAGCCTATTCGGTTCATACTTCTGCTAGCCATTTTCATGATACGGGAGCCTTTTATATCCAAGCAGGACTAGAGGCGGTGAATATAGAAAAAGCTTTTAAGGTCATCGCAAAAGAGCTCTCAAAGATCAAAAACACAAGGGTTTCTTCCGCAGAATTAAAGCGTGCTAAGGACTATATCATTGGGCAGCTTAAGTTAGGGTTAGAGAGCACATCTAATCAAATGATGTGGATGGGAGAGAGCATTATAGGTCGAGAAGAAATTCTTGATCCCCATGAGGTTATAGATGAGGTGAATTCTGTGACTGCTGAGGCTGTAAGAGGTGTTGCGCAAGATTTATTTCAGCCTGGTAAAACTTTTGTAGCATGCATAGGACCTGAAGTTACCCAAAGTATATTAAAAAAGTGGTTAGCCCCTTTTAATCAACTATGA